One genomic window of Synergistaceae bacterium includes the following:
- a CDS encoding HAD family hydrolase: protein MREGKKWIILDRDGTIIAEKGYLHDPDEVEILPGVIEGLTKLKEAGYKLIVLTNQSGIGRGYYSENDMEAVHSRISALLSEQGIEIAGYYHCPHTPDDGCGCRKPKTGLAGEAANELGFDLVEIACVIGDKRCDVELARNLGVPSILVKTGYGAEEYAEGVCALHTVQNLNEAAEIVLNVDGG from the coding sequence GTGAGGGAAGGCAAAAAGTGGATAATCCTTGATCGGGACGGGACAATAATTGCCGAGAAGGGTTATCTGCACGATCCGGACGAAGTAGAGATATTACCCGGTGTGATCGAGGGTTTGACTAAACTAAAAGAAGCAGGTTATAAACTTATCGTTCTTACGAATCAATCAGGAATCGGACGCGGTTATTACAGTGAAAACGACATGGAAGCCGTGCATTCCAGGATCTCGGCTCTGTTGTCGGAGCAGGGGATAGAAATTGCCGGGTACTATCACTGTCCGCACACGCCCGATGACGGATGTGGATGCAGGAAGCCTAAGACCGGCCTTGCGGGCGAAGCTGCAAATGAACTTGGTTTTGACCTTGTTGAAATTGCATGTGTCATCGGTGACAAAAGATGCGATGTCGAACTTGCCCGGAACCTCGGTGTTCCGTCTATCCTTGTAAAGACCGGTTATGGTGCGGAGGAATATGCTGAGGGTGTATGCGCTTTACATACGGTACAAAATTTAAACGAAGCAGCAGAGATTGTCTTGAATGTCGATGGAGGCTGA
- a CDS encoding SIS domain-containing protein, translating to MGNNDIFFKNLTEHGNVLQRMDAVADIISNAGNIIAGAILSGGRIFFCGNGGSASDAQHLAAEFSGRYLKERRPFDGIALHCNASALTAIGNDYSFSEIFARQLLAHGRRGDVLVAISTSGNSMDIIRAAETAKEIGIFTIGMTGADGGKLRSAVDALIAVPSDSTPRIQEMHILVGHAICEIVENRVILSERDGD from the coding sequence ATGGGGAATAATGACATATTCTTCAAAAATCTGACGGAGCACGGGAATGTCCTCCAAAGGATGGATGCGGTCGCTGATATCATCTCAAATGCAGGCAATATAATAGCCGGCGCCATTCTCTCAGGAGGGAGGATTTTTTTCTGCGGGAACGGCGGCTCTGCATCAGATGCCCAGCATCTGGCGGCAGAATTCTCGGGACGTTATCTGAAAGAGCGCAGGCCGTTTGACGGAATAGCCCTGCACTGCAATGCGTCGGCACTTACAGCCATAGGCAATGACTATTCATTCAGCGAGATTTTCGCACGTCAGCTTCTTGCACACGGACGAAGAGGGGATGTCCTTGTCGCGATCTCCACAAGTGGAAACAGCATGGATATTATCAGGGCTGCGGAGACAGCAAAAGAGATCGGGATTTTTACGATCGGGATGACTGGCGCTGACGGAGGCAAGCTGAGGAGTGCGGTTGATGCACTTATCGCCGTTCCGTCCGATTCTACTCCCAGGATCCAGGAGATGCACATTTTGGTCGGGCATGCCATATGTGAGATAGTCGAAAACAGAGTGATCCTCTCTGAGAGGGATGGGGATTGA
- a CDS encoding glycosyltransferase family 4 protein, whose protein sequence is MIKEIKAGLDSRPIRILHYVDENCLAWGETWIRLIKELNSQGTENHVVCKSGGTLAGRLKDEGLSFDTFDVPVSWLPWTGLKLGRIIDDFSPDILHTRLSAAARIGGYWGKRKGLTVVQTVDKYPKAYYHKDADFLIPCSESIKKHMLSLGFSGENMLVVPNSLDVCRYKIDITVRDSLRRKLGISEEQTVILAAGRFVEWKGFDILLQAYAGIISSMPVISEKTSLLLIGDGEEKDKLTAMTRCLGIEEKVIMPGFVDDIRPYLWASDIFVIPSKTPEPFGIILIEAMAAGLVPIATRGGGPLDIIEDGVSGWLVEIGDKMAMAEKLGMLISDKNKWAQIAKEAVRRAGDFNVSKIAKETIEIYRNVLKKK, encoded by the coding sequence TTGATAAAAGAAATAAAGGCCGGTTTAGACTCGCGGCCGATCAGGATCCTCCATTATGTCGACGAAAACTGTCTGGCCTGGGGTGAAACATGGATCCGGCTGATAAAGGAACTGAACTCTCAGGGGACAGAAAATCACGTCGTCTGCAAATCCGGCGGGACTTTGGCAGGAAGGCTGAAGGATGAGGGATTATCGTTTGACACTTTCGATGTGCCTGTATCATGGCTGCCGTGGACTGGGCTGAAGCTTGGCAGGATCATAGATGATTTTTCTCCGGATATTTTACACACAAGGCTTTCGGCAGCGGCCCGGATCGGCGGCTATTGGGGCAAACGCAAAGGGTTGACAGTTGTTCAAACAGTGGACAAATATCCTAAGGCTTATTACCATAAAGATGCGGATTTTCTCATACCATGTTCAGAATCTATAAAAAAACACATGCTGTCGTTGGGTTTTTCTGGTGAGAATATGCTCGTTGTCCCCAATTCTTTAGATGTCTGCAGATATAAAATAGATATTACCGTAAGGGATTCTCTTAGAAGAAAACTGGGAATAAGTGAAGAACAGACGGTTATCCTCGCTGCCGGCAGGTTTGTGGAGTGGAAGGGATTTGATATTTTGCTGCAGGCGTATGCCGGAATAATTTCCTCTATGCCTGTGATATCTGAAAAAACATCATTGCTCCTCATAGGCGACGGAGAAGAAAAAGACAAGCTGACCGCCATGACACGCTGCTTAGGCATCGAAGAAAAAGTTATTATGCCTGGGTTTGTTGATGATATCCGCCCTTATCTTTGGGCGTCGGATATTTTTGTTATTCCTTCGAAAACCCCTGAACCGTTTGGGATAATCCTCATAGAGGCTATGGCGGCAGGACTTGTCCCTATTGCAACAAGAGGGGGCGGGCCTTTGGATATTATTGAAGACGGTGTCAGCGGGTGGCTCGTGGAAATCGGTGACAAGATGGCAATGGCGGAAAAACTGGGCATGCTTATTTCCGACAAAAACAAATGGGCCCAGATTGCTAAAGAAGCTGTCAGGCGTGCCGGAGATTTTAATGTTTCCAAAATCGCAAAAGAAACTATTGAGATTTATCGAAATGTATTAAAAAAGAAATGA
- a CDS encoding glycosyltransferase, translated as MLPLISVIIPVYNLETRIRATLECVLNQDHKNIELIVVDDASCDNTVEIVRETLSGAKITSHIISHRFNSGVSAARNSGMKAANGVFLLFWDGDDLADSDFISTLFRAISGTKDQNDIAFCGYRTREEPNGTEKKYSIPVSIASGKTPQQIAALYMVNKITLICVGALYRTEYLKSIDLNFFDGCTGGEDIEFVIKSLVLCRQLAFSPNCPYIYMQHNDMGSRKNADTSQKKLLRYKHNTEAHARTAGYLLRYATDTELRKITNVLLIPQIILRELSIYAAENNNQRFNKIRTNTGIRNILWKSRRSFLQKPDVFLKSLMLLLLPNIFWRHYQKYF; from the coding sequence GTGTTGCCTTTGATCAGCGTTATTATTCCTGTTTATAACCTTGAAACACGCATAAGAGCGACATTGGAATGCGTCCTTAACCAGGATCATAAAAATATCGAGTTAATCGTTGTAGATGATGCTTCCTGTGACAACACGGTTGAAATTGTACGCGAAACACTGTCCGGAGCAAAAATAACCTCACATATCATATCGCACCGCTTTAATTCAGGTGTCTCTGCCGCCAGAAATTCAGGCATGAAAGCGGCAAATGGTGTATTTCTGCTTTTCTGGGACGGAGACGACTTAGCTGACAGTGATTTTATTTCAACACTTTTTAGGGCGATATCCGGCACGAAAGACCAGAATGATATCGCTTTTTGCGGATATCGTACGCGTGAGGAACCAAACGGGACAGAAAAAAAGTATTCCATTCCTGTATCGATCGCTTCAGGCAAAACTCCTCAACAAATTGCGGCGTTATACATGGTAAATAAAATTACACTGATATGTGTGGGGGCTCTTTACCGAACAGAGTATTTAAAATCAATTGATTTGAATTTTTTTGATGGATGTACGGGCGGTGAAGACATCGAATTTGTCATTAAATCGCTTGTATTATGCAGACAACTTGCATTTTCACCAAATTGCCCCTATATATATATGCAACATAATGATATGGGAAGCAGGAAAAATGCCGATACGAGCCAAAAAAAGCTCTTGCGCTACAAACACAACACGGAAGCCCATGCCAGAACGGCAGGCTATCTGTTGCGGTATGCCACGGATACAGAGTTAAGGAAAATAACAAATGTCTTGCTGATACCACAGATAATTTTACGGGAACTATCTATATATGCTGCTGAAAACAATAATCAGCGATTCAATAAAATCCGAACAAATACCGGCATCAGGAACATCCTATGGAAAAGCCGCAGGTCTTTTTTACAAAAACCTGATGTGTTTTTAAAATCACTGATGTTACTGTTGCTGCCGAATATCTTTTGGAGGCATTATCAAAAATATTTTTAA
- a CDS encoding flavodoxin family protein codes for MEDNKVLTLLLGSPRIGGNTEKLADALAEGAREKGYEIRKVRLASLELKGCIDCRKCWSTGDPCIQNDDMDKVYADIEAASVIAFVSPLYFYSWSSQIKPVWDRLLPYYMPGALRTTPAKKVILLAAAGDKDEGVFEGMTAAFKNATNFLGWKVLGQICALDIYARGDMETKGQKWLEKAKELGRSL; via the coding sequence ATGGAAGACAACAAAGTACTGACTCTGCTGCTTGGAAGCCCAAGAATAGGGGGCAACACGGAGAAACTGGCCGATGCTTTGGCAGAAGGGGCTAGGGAAAAGGGCTACGAGATCCGCAAGGTCCGCCTTGCCTCACTTGAACTCAAAGGCTGCATTGATTGCCGAAAATGCTGGAGCACAGGCGACCCGTGCATACAAAACGACGACATGGACAAGGTCTATGCGGACATTGAGGCCGCTTCCGTCATCGCTTTCGTATCACCTCTCTACTTCTACTCATGGTCGTCGCAGATCAAGCCGGTATGGGATCGCCTTCTGCCATACTACATGCCGGGCGCGCTCAGAACGACCCCCGCTAAAAAAGTCATACTTCTTGCGGCTGCGGGAGATAAAGATGAGGGCGTATTTGAAGGAATGACCGCGGCGTTTAAAAACGCTACAAACTTCCTAGGATGGAAAGTACTCGGCCAAATCTGCGCATTGGATATCTACGCCCGCGGCGATATGGAGACAAAAGGCCAAAAGTGGCTTGAAAAAGCAAAGGAGCTCGGCAGGTCATTATAG
- a CDS encoding dihydrodipicolinate synthase family protein, with translation MKLTGIFAPVPTPFNEDGSIDETGWRNNLRIWSRSSLDGIVICGSNGELPFMTLEERVLLTKIAAEETRGRLYLMAGTHFPSTRETIACAKALGEAGAQSLLLLPPHYFKVSQSEILKYFEDIADGSPVPIFMYNMPANTGVDMELDTILAASKHPNIRGIKDTSGNMTRLGYLAAAADEDFAVFGGTGNWFLAALAMGACGGTMAASILYPDTCRRIFSAFKENKMTEAMELQAKLLPVSDAITSRYGVPGLKAALETRGMVGGPCRAPLSHVSEQVRKEILDILEKSGLDKYETWRQ, from the coding sequence ATGAAATTGACTGGTATCTTTGCTCCTGTCCCGACGCCGTTCAATGAAGACGGCTCGATAGATGAAACCGGATGGAGGAACAACCTCCGGATATGGAGCCGTTCATCTCTTGACGGCATCGTAATATGCGGCTCAAACGGCGAACTGCCGTTCATGACGCTGGAGGAGCGCGTGCTGCTCACAAAGATAGCGGCAGAAGAGACCCGCGGCAGACTTTACCTGATGGCGGGAACGCACTTTCCCTCTACGAGGGAGACTATAGCTTGTGCAAAAGCTCTCGGCGAGGCCGGGGCTCAGAGCCTGTTGCTCCTTCCGCCCCACTACTTCAAAGTGAGTCAAAGCGAGATACTCAAATACTTTGAGGATATAGCAGATGGATCGCCGGTACCTATATTTATGTACAATATGCCTGCCAACACCGGCGTAGACATGGAGCTGGACACTATACTCGCGGCGTCGAAACATCCGAATATAAGGGGCATAAAGGATACGTCAGGAAACATGACCAGGTTAGGCTATCTCGCAGCCGCCGCAGATGAAGATTTTGCAGTATTCGGCGGCACGGGCAATTGGTTCCTTGCCGCGCTGGCAATGGGTGCTTGCGGGGGTACAATGGCCGCATCCATACTGTATCCGGATACATGCCGGAGGATCTTCTCGGCGTTCAAAGAGAATAAAATGACAGAGGCAATGGAACTTCAGGCAAAACTATTACCGGTCAGCGATGCGATAACAAGCCGTTACGGAGTTCCCGGGCTCAAAGCGGCACTCGAGACCCGCGGCATGGTCGGCGGTCCGTGCAGGGCGCCTCTGTCGCATGTATCGGAACAAGTCAGGAAAGAGATACTCGACATACTTGAGAAATCCGGCCTTGATAAATATGAGACATGGAGACAATAA
- the queD gene encoding 6-carboxytetrahydropterin synthase QueD, translating into MFLCRKFKFDAAHNLVNYHGKCERLHGHTYGLAVTLEGEPDPEGMVFDFAELKAAVNELVLSKLDHAYINDVIRQPTAECISQWIFRTLDAALKRDNCELFEVRVWETESSSAICRRKDV; encoded by the coding sequence ATGTTTCTTTGCAGGAAATTTAAATTTGACGCGGCTCATAATCTTGTAAATTATCACGGCAAGTGCGAGCGGCTTCACGGGCATACATACGGGCTTGCTGTGACACTTGAAGGCGAGCCCGATCCGGAGGGCATGGTTTTTGACTTTGCGGAGCTTAAGGCGGCTGTCAATGAACTTGTTCTTTCTAAGCTGGACCACGCATATATCAACGATGTGATCCGGCAGCCGACTGCGGAGTGTATATCCCAGTGGATCTTCCGCACCCTTGATGCTGCTCTAAAACGCGATAATTGCGAGCTTTTTGAGGTGCGCGTCTGGGAAACCGAGAGCTCCTCGGCGATATGCCGCAGGAAGGATGTGTAG
- the folE2 gene encoding GTP cyclohydrolase FolE2: MRDVQSEHDARNIPIDRVGISNISWPIQVLDRKHGTQDTIADVSLSVFLPRDYRGTHMSRFVEVLSEQEKQVTFHNMEDLLRSLQVRLNADEAHADFEFPYFITKSAPVSGSKGRMRYDVRFSAALTGDKFDLVTELIAPIQTLCPCSKEISAFGAHNQRAHARIAARMKTFIWIEELAEIADACASAPVYSLLKREDEKAVTERAYSNPRFVEDSVRDLALAMENDRRITWFRVSVTSHESIHNHDAFASVERSKK, from the coding sequence GTGCGCGATGTCCAGAGTGAGCACGATGCCAGAAACATTCCTATAGACCGCGTTGGCATAAGCAATATCTCCTGGCCTATACAGGTGCTTGACCGCAAGCACGGAACGCAGGACACGATAGCCGATGTCAGTCTCTCAGTCTTTCTGCCTAGGGACTACCGCGGGACCCATATGAGCCGTTTTGTCGAAGTGCTTAGCGAGCAGGAGAAGCAGGTCACGTTCCACAACATGGAGGATCTTCTGCGTTCGCTGCAGGTGCGACTCAATGCTGATGAGGCCCACGCCGATTTTGAATTTCCTTATTTTATAACCAAATCAGCTCCGGTCAGCGGCTCTAAGGGACGTATGCGCTACGATGTCCGCTTCAGTGCCGCGCTGACAGGTGACAAATTTGATCTTGTTACGGAGCTGATTGCTCCGATCCAGACACTGTGCCCATGTTCGAAGGAAATATCGGCTTTCGGCGCGCATAATCAGCGCGCGCATGCCAGGATCGCCGCGCGTATGAAAACATTCATATGGATAGAAGAGCTTGCCGAAATAGCGGATGCATGTGCTTCCGCTCCTGTTTACAGCCTGCTTAAACGTGAAGACGAAAAGGCGGTTACAGAGCGGGCATACAGTAATCCAAGATTTGTCGAGGATTCCGTGCGTGACCTGGCGCTTGCCATGGAGAACGACAGACGCATCACTTGGTTTCGCGTCTCCGTAACGAGCCATGAGAGCATCCACAACCACGACGCTTTTGCGAGTGTTGAGAGGAGCAAAAAATAA
- a CDS encoding class I SAM-dependent rRNA methyltransferase, translating to MPSEKKIMRRAVLDDSGLERVRALHPWIFRGNLRQIPHCSQGDLIAFTDRSGIVKGWGLWSESALSIRVLSYGTKEPDQMALLRERLTLALEWRKTWCAGEEAFRWVHGEADGLPGIIADLYGDVLSLQVSVAGWYRHIDEVAATFRKVRKLSAIVLRNESKHLEKEGIPHEIKALFGEMPAEPLKVKIGSLYELVDIAGGQKTGAYLDVRRVPAMLQPLYKDARVLDCFSYQGHFGLHALAGGASEVVAVEQSHNAIDAAQRSLSLNGLPEKMSWLCGNAFDIMRDMDAARERFDIVIMDPPPFSPGKAQIDSARRGYKELAVRGLKRLREGGYLVFISCSHAFTREMLLDTLNEAAKDECTSCRIAHEIHQPQDHPALSGVPETDYLKGFVMGVRK from the coding sequence ATGCCGTCAGAGAAAAAAATTATGCGCAGGGCAGTGCTTGATGATTCCGGTCTTGAAAGGGTCAGGGCGCTGCACCCGTGGATATTCAGGGGCAATCTGCGCCAGATCCCGCATTGCAGCCAGGGAGACCTTATCGCCTTTACCGACAGAAGCGGGATAGTAAAGGGCTGGGGGTTATGGAGCGAGAGCGCTCTTTCTATCCGCGTCCTCAGCTACGGAACAAAAGAACCGGACCAGATGGCGCTGCTGCGTGAGCGGCTGACGCTTGCGCTTGAATGGCGTAAAACCTGGTGTGCCGGCGAAGAGGCTTTTCGATGGGTGCATGGCGAGGCGGACGGTCTTCCAGGAATAATCGCGGATCTTTATGGGGATGTGCTTTCTTTGCAGGTTTCGGTCGCCGGATGGTATCGCCATATAGATGAAGTGGCGGCGACTTTTCGCAAGGTGAGGAAGCTCTCCGCCATTGTCTTGCGAAACGAATCCAAACACCTTGAAAAAGAGGGCATACCCCATGAAATAAAGGCGCTTTTTGGGGAGATGCCAGCGGAACCTCTGAAAGTAAAGATAGGCTCCCTTTATGAGCTTGTGGATATCGCAGGCGGACAGAAGACCGGGGCATATCTTGATGTAAGGCGGGTACCAGCCATGCTGCAGCCGCTCTATAAGGATGCAAGGGTGCTCGACTGTTTCAGCTATCAGGGGCACTTTGGACTGCATGCCCTTGCGGGCGGGGCGTCCGAAGTCGTAGCTGTCGAGCAGTCTCATAACGCGATCGATGCAGCCCAAAGGAGTCTTTCTCTCAACGGACTTCCGGAGAAGATGAGCTGGTTATGCGGTAATGCATTTGATATTATGAGGGATATGGACGCAGCCCGCGAGAGATTTGACATAGTCATAATGGATCCTCCCCCGTTCTCTCCCGGCAAGGCACAGATCGACTCTGCCAGACGCGGGTACAAGGAACTTGCAGTGCGCGGACTTAAACGCCTCCGCGAGGGCGGGTATCTCGTGTTTATCTCCTGCAGCCATGCATTCACGCGTGAAATGCTGCTTGACACGCTGAACGAGGCGGCAAAGGATGAGTGCACATCGTGCCGCATAGCGCATGAGATCCATCAGCCTCAGGATCATCCGGCACTCTCAGGGGTCCCTGAAACAGATTATCTTAAGGGTTTTGTCATGGGAGTCCGGAAGTAA
- a CDS encoding HAD-IA family hydrolase: MNEAEKEIMAVLFDFDMTLVDSSYAIHRCTNMLAKHLGFREVSREEVLASIGLTIEDSWRAYWGDFKQEWIDYYRSNYREEEQADLRLFPGTVETLSVLRSRGIKVGVVSNRRYARRPVESTGLLPLMDVVVGLEDVERAKPEPDSLLKGFSILGIKTENGLYVGDTDIDMKTSVAACTRGIGMTTGNFSGKALKDAGAWKIFDDLRDLLSLTSE; encoded by the coding sequence ATGAACGAGGCTGAAAAAGAAATAATGGCTGTCCTGTTCGACTTTGACATGACTCTAGTCGACAGCAGTTATGCAATACATCGCTGCACGAATATGCTTGCCAAACATCTCGGGTTTCGCGAGGTCTCGCGGGAAGAAGTCCTTGCTTCTATAGGACTTACGATAGAAGACAGCTGGCGTGCTTACTGGGGCGATTTCAAGCAGGAGTGGATCGACTATTACAGGTCGAACTACCGTGAAGAAGAACAGGCTGACCTGCGCCTTTTCCCGGGAACGGTCGAGACGCTTTCGGTTTTACGCTCACGGGGGATAAAGGTCGGAGTTGTCTCAAACAGGCGTTATGCACGCCGTCCCGTGGAATCTACGGGGCTGCTGCCGTTAATGGATGTCGTAGTCGGGCTGGAGGATGTAGAGCGTGCCAAGCCGGAGCCGGATTCGCTGCTCAAAGGTTTCAGCATCCTTGGGATTAAAACTGAAAACGGCCTCTATGTCGGTGATACAGATATTGACATGAAGACATCTGTTGCGGCGTGCACAAGAGGGATCGGGATGACAACGGGCAACTTCAGCGGCAAAGCTCTGAAAGATGCGGGTGCGTGGAAGATATTCGACGACCTCAGGGATCTACTTTCGCTGACATCGGAATAG
- a CDS encoding efflux RND transporter periplasmic adaptor subunit, which yields MVRRFEAEERRSLRPLYWIAVITVIALWVLAFKLYFDRYEYLHPEITWAVPGIDTQLVKIGGVLLWKEVPILAEVAGIVSYPQGTGPVRVPRGAVIAKIAYGSKVKYLKAYQQGYFIAGIDGLESSWRYSEIWPGTDNLPEPRGLVKMKDGILIGKGQPVGKLIEQPQELRFVGYSDVVGNMSDQIKNKKLKVKMDEGDTGSTADIRVSMKMGHKVKLYVTLPWFRPENLLSRKYTLVIEAGRTEGAVVPDSALLEKDGIKGVYLVRGSRVVFSLVEGKPVENGKFLITKGVSVGDAVVEDAKMAREGRIQLW from the coding sequence ATGGTAAGACGTTTCGAAGCAGAGGAACGCAGATCTTTAAGGCCGCTTTACTGGATCGCTGTGATTACAGTCATAGCTCTGTGGGTCTTGGCGTTCAAACTATACTTTGACCGCTATGAATATCTGCACCCGGAGATCACTTGGGCTGTGCCTGGTATCGACACCCAGCTGGTAAAGATCGGGGGGGTGCTCTTGTGGAAAGAAGTACCTATACTTGCTGAAGTTGCAGGAATCGTCTCATACCCTCAGGGAACGGGGCCGGTACGTGTGCCGCGCGGTGCGGTTATAGCGAAAATCGCATACGGATCGAAAGTCAAATATCTCAAGGCGTATCAGCAGGGTTATTTTATAGCAGGTATAGACGGACTGGAATCCTCATGGCGTTATTCTGAGATATGGCCCGGTACGGATAACCTTCCGGAACCCCGTGGGCTTGTCAAAATGAAAGACGGGATATTGATCGGCAAAGGACAGCCTGTCGGAAAACTTATAGAGCAGCCGCAGGAGCTGCGCTTCGTAGGTTATTCCGATGTTGTGGGCAATATGTCGGATCAGATAAAAAATAAAAAGCTGAAAGTAAAGATGGATGAGGGAGATACCGGTTCGACGGCTGATATAAGGGTAAGCATGAAGATGGGGCATAAGGTCAAATTATATGTCACATTGCCGTGGTTCCGTCCTGAAAACCTGCTTTCAAGAAAATATACGCTTGTGATCGAAGCGGGCAGAACAGAGGGGGCTGTGGTACCTGACAGCGCACTGCTTGAGAAAGATGGCATAAAAGGCGTCTATCTGGTCAGGGGCTCGAGGGTAGTATTCAGCCTTGTTGAGGGAAAACCTGTGGAGAATGGTAAATTCCTCATTACAAAAGGAGTGTCAGTCGGCGATGCTGTCGTTGAAGACGCGAAAATGGCGAGAGAGGGAAGGATACAGCTGTGGTAG
- a CDS encoding YggS family pyridoxal phosphate-dependent enzyme, with product MVDFIKHNIEVIRERIASAARGSGRRPEDIKLMAVSKFHPLEMMLSASAFVDLLGENRIQEAIRKHQGWPEGNGTQWHLIGHLQRNKARKALEIFSVIETVDTLDLARVLDRILAETDTPSYPVYIEVNMSGELSKEGVEPSEAEYLLERILKYCPRISVEGLMTIGPNTDDTAAIRKSFEGLRIMRDALSRSFGLSLKELSMGMSGDYEIAIEEGSTIVRIGTAIFGPRQ from the coding sequence GTGGTAGATTTTATAAAACATAATATAGAAGTTATACGCGAACGGATCGCCTCTGCGGCAAGGGGCAGCGGGCGCAGGCCGGAGGACATAAAACTGATGGCAGTCTCAAAATTCCATCCGCTTGAGATGATGCTCTCTGCCTCTGCTTTTGTTGACCTGCTGGGTGAAAACCGCATACAGGAAGCGATACGCAAGCACCAAGGCTGGCCGGAAGGCAACGGCACCCAATGGCATCTAATAGGGCATCTGCAGAGGAACAAGGCGCGTAAAGCTCTTGAGATTTTCAGTGTGATAGAGACAGTGGACACACTGGATCTTGCCCGCGTGCTTGACAGGATACTCGCAGAGACCGACACCCCATCCTACCCTGTCTATATTGAGGTGAACATGTCGGGAGAACTCTCCAAGGAGGGGGTCGAACCATCAGAGGCTGAGTATCTGCTTGAGCGCATACTGAAATACTGTCCGAGGATTTCCGTAGAGGGACTTATGACGATAGGGCCGAATACAGATGATACTGCTGCGATACGCAAATCATTTGAGGGCCTGCGCATAATGAGGGACGCGCTTAGCCGTTCATTCGGGTTGTCTCTTAAGGAACTTTCAATGGGGATGAGCGGTGATTATGAGATTGCAATCGAGGAAGGCAGCACTATCGTAAGAATAGGCACCGCTATCTTTGGACCGAGACAATAA
- a CDS encoding glycosyltransferase produces the protein METQPLVSICCTTYNHAKYIKDAIEGFLMQETDFPYEIIIHDDASTDGTVAIIRGYAEKNPNIIPILQKENQYSKGVKISSTFIYPIIRGKYIALCEGDDFWTDPRKLQKQIGYMEKNPKCTLCIHASSDISRTGEFIKERRRYKYDRSVPAEDIIFYGGGFCATASTVYPSVFAFERPPYFAKSPVGDVPLHIFLASKGETYYFHDNMSNYRAGVPDSWTSRVGDGPLETQLKHQEAMVDMYKSFDEFTEHKYHRIVQFMAAKCEIHAFRIKRKLGISGTNIFIAVCSELAYIKSKLSIHIYRCWRKMTHK, from the coding sequence ATGGAAACTCAGCCGCTTGTCAGCATTTGCTGCACGACTTACAACCATGCAAAATATATAAAAGACGCAATCGAAGGGTTTCTGATGCAGGAGACAGATTTCCCTTATGAAATTATCATTCATGACGACGCATCAACGGATGGTACAGTAGCTATAATCAGAGGCTACGCTGAAAAAAATCCAAATATTATTCCCATTCTTCAAAAAGAAAATCAATATTCCAAAGGTGTAAAAATATCATCAACTTTCATATATCCTATTATACGCGGGAAATACATAGCTCTCTGTGAAGGCGATGACTTCTGGACGGATCCGAGAAAATTACAGAAACAGATCGGCTATATGGAAAAGAACCCGAAGTGTACTTTGTGTATCCACGCCTCTAGCGATATAAGCAGGACTGGGGAATTCATCAAGGAACGGCGCAGGTATAAATATGACCGCAGTGTCCCGGCGGAGGATATCATTTTCTACGGCGGCGGTTTCTGTGCAACGGCATCTACAGTATACCCTTCCGTGTTTGCTTTTGAGAGGCCTCCGTATTTTGCAAAATCTCCCGTCGGTGATGTACCGCTGCACATATTTCTGGCCAGCAAAGGTGAGACTTATTATTTTCACGACAACATGTCAAACTATCGGGCCGGAGTTCCAGATTCATGGACATCAAGAGTCGGAGACGGCCCCTTGGAAACCCAACTGAAACACCAAGAGGCAATGGTGGATATGTATAAAAGTTTCGATGAATTTACAGAACATAAATACCACAGGATCGTACAGTTCATGGCGGCTAAGTGCGAAATACATGCTTTTCGTATCAAGCGAAAGCTTGGAATATCGGGAACGAATATATTTATCGCTGTATGCAGCGAGCTGGCATATATCAAGTCAAAACTGTCGATTCATATCTATCGCTGCTGGCGTAAGATGACACATAAGTAA